In Poecile atricapillus isolate bPoeAtr1 chromosome W, bPoeAtr1.hap1, whole genome shotgun sequence, one DNA window encodes the following:
- the LOC131592350 gene encoding centrosomal protein of 83 kDa-like gives MDGLGSLLPPVGESGDAANSQEILKLLMDEKMRSEHHKANYQTLRAEHLRLQEDYTKSQDELKRSLVEKQTVHDKFQQLLADFQEQLLAKTQELEQVKLQVLTPQKLELLKSKIYEELESPMRERYQKLENEVEKYRTLYNKLRYDHTFLKSEFEHQKEEHAHILEEKKIKYEAEIARLDKDKEELHNQLLSIDPTRDSKRVEALSREKAQLCQKLKALEAEVEELRAERHNCVVQAENVQRVQARQLAEMQTMMRSLEAEKKSAELQVGRIEKELQTSHEQNILLTSKLHKSEREVNSLAAQVKELKHSHKLEVTNVKLEAARAKSEVERERNKIQSEMDGLLSDKEILTAAVERHKVLLVEKDRELIRKVQAAKEEVFDNIAALQNEKLELENRLADLEKMKLEQDSWRQSEKDQYEEKLRAVQMAEESSKKELQRLRLKIQQQAMQTEELEEKKRENANLKQQIDDIQLQLASLSQSENDLLESNQKLKEIIERLKQECQHARAQAEKAQLETEKTSEYQRMEWLQEKHMLTQHLTEYEEKYKQMKNKLCRAAVAQKKRKTLNDNKQRRMREKIELLEAKMEELEKENQVLNRQNVSSEEYARLQKRLKDLQRRHNEFRSIILNPDIPSLNPVSIAPSPALPPGPAASFSFLQEEQHQRELALLGKRLEELETRQRKQLEDLGPSRERVMVGNGDLARKKITGEDEAQSEDSK, from the exons ATGGATGGTTTGGGCAGCCTTCTTCCTCCTGTGGGTGAAAGTGGTGATGCAGCTAATTCACAAGAAATACTGAAACTTTTGATGGATGAAAAAATGAGAAGTGAACACCATAAAGCAAATTATCAAACTCTAAGGGCAGAACATCTGAG ATTGCAAGAGGATTATACCAAATCACAAGATGAACTGAAACGGTCGTTAGTTGAAAAACAGACTgtacatgacaaatttcagcAGCTTCTTGCTGACTTTCAAGAGCAGTTGCTGGCTAAAACACAAGAGCTGGAACAAGTGAAACTGCAG GTGCTAACTCCTCAAAAATTAGAACTGTTAAAATCAAAAATTTATGAGGAATTGGAGTCTCCTATGAGAGAGCGTTATCAGAAGCTCGAAAAT GAAGtagaaaaatacagaacacTATATAACAAACTTCGTTATGACCATACCTTCCTGAAATCAGAATTTGAGCATCAAAAGGAAGAACATGCACATATTttagaagagaagaaaataaaatatgaggCTGAG ATTGCAAGACTGGATAAAGATAAGGAAGAGCTCCATAATCAGCTGCTTAGCATTGATCCTACAAGGGATAGTAAACGTGTGGAAGCACTTTCTAGAGAAAAGGCGCAACTGTGTCAGAAATTAAAAGCCTTAGAAGCAGAAGTAGAAGAACTAAGAGCAGAAAGACACAACTGTGTTGTGCAAGCAGAAAATGTTCAAAGAGTACAAGCACGACAGTTAGCTGAGATGCAGACCATGATGAGGTCTCTAGAG GCAGAAAAGAAGTCTGCTGAACTACAGGTTGGTCGAATTGAGAAGGAACTGCAGACTAGTCATGAGCAAAACATTCTCTTAACTAGCAAACTTCACAAATCTGAACGAGAAGTCAATTCCTTAGCTGCTCAA GTAAAGGAACTTAAACATTCACATAAGTTGGAAGTAACAAATGTCAAACTGGAGGCAGCAAGAGCAAAGAGTGAAgtagaaagagagagaaacaagaTTCAAAGTGAAATGGATG GATTGCTGTCCGACAAGGAAATTCTTACTGCAGCTGTTGAACGTCATAAAGTGCTTTTAGTAGAAAAAGATCGGGAGCTAATTCGTAAAGTGCAAGCTGCCAAAGAGGAAGTTTTTGACAATATTGCAGCCTTACAGAATGAAAA GTTAGAACTCGAGAACAGACTAGCTGATCTAGAGAAGATGAAATTGGAACAAGATTCTTGGAGACAATCTGAAAAGGATCAGTATGAAGAGAAACTACGTGCTGTGCAGATGGCAGAAGAATCTAGCAAAAAGGAGCTTCAGCGTTTGCG attaaaaattcAACAGCAAGCTATGCAGACAGAAGAGCTAGAAGAAAAGAAACGTGAAAATGCTAATCTGAAACAG cAAATAGATGATATCCAACTCCAGCTTGCCTCACTTTCTCAATCAGAAAATGATTTGCTGGAATCTAATCAGAAATTGAAGGAAATAATAGAGAGATTGAAACAAGAATGTCAACATGCAAGGGCTCAGGCAGAGAAAGCTCAACTGGAAacagagaa GACTTCAGAATACCAACGTATGGAATGGCTGCAGGAGAAGCATATGCTTACCCAGCACCTCACAGAGTATGAAGAGAAATACAAGCAAATGAAGAACAAGCTATGTCGAGCTGCTGTTGCTCAGAAAAAG AGAAAGACTCTCAATGACAATAAACAAAGGAGGATGCGTGAGAAAATAGAACTTTTGGAAGCCAAGATGGAAgaactagaaaaagaaaatcaagtgTTAAATAG ACAGAATGTTTCCTCTGAAGAATATGCTCGCCTCCAGAAGAGGCTAAAGGACTTGCAGCGTCGGCATAATGAATTCCGGAGTATAATTCTGAATCCTGACATTCCGTCACTCAATCCAGTCAGTATTGCGCCATCACCTGCTTTGCCTCCTGGGCCTGCAGCatccttctcctttcttcag GAGGAGCAGCATCAAAGAGAGCTTGCCCTGCTTGGCAAGCGGTTGGAAGAACTAGAAACCAGACAAAGAAAACAGCTGGAAGATCTTGGACCATCTAGAGAGCGGGTAATGGTGGGGAATGGGGACTTGGCAAGAAAAAAGATCACTGGAGAAGATGAAGCACAAAGTGAGGACTCTAAATAA